The nucleotide sequence AATACATGCCCTGAATGGTCAGGCTTACAGGGATCATTCCGATTCCTCTACAGCCAGAACCTCAGTGAACAAGGCTAGCAGTTCCTCGTTCGGCAGTTGATCGCCATGCCGATACTTGAAGTAGTCCACGAAGAGTTCTTTCATGTTTTTTGACAAATCAATGGTGGCTGAAATCGATTCTATCCCGGCTGTACCTGTAATTTCTGGTATAAGCGAAATAATACCCTGATGCACTTCATATAATCTTGATTTATCGATTGCTGTAATATAGGTATCGGACTCAATAGTTAATTCAACCAGGTCTCCGGTATGCTCCAGCAACCATGAAACTGCCATATCTATATTGTTGAACCTTTGTCGCAACAGACGGCGACCTTTAGTTAATTTTATTCTTGATACAGATGCTTTTTCACCCGAATTTATATCAGTGATATA is from Candidatus Margulisiibacteriota bacterium and encodes:
- a CDS encoding exonuclease sbcCD subunit D, which codes for DLGAQAIYSDMIPKQIQYTAAGHLHRPMTISDLPCPVVYSGSPLAYSFSEADQDKYVYITDINSGEKASVSRIKLTKGRRLLRQRFNNIDMAVSWLLEHTGDLVELTIESDTYITAIDKSRLYEVHQGIISLIPEITGTAGIESISATIDLSKNMKELFVDYFKYRHGDQLPNEELLALFTEVLAVEESE